In Carassius gibelio isolate Cgi1373 ecotype wild population from Czech Republic chromosome B2, carGib1.2-hapl.c, whole genome shotgun sequence, a single genomic region encodes these proteins:
- the adipoqb gene encoding adiponectin, C1Q and collagen domain containing, b: MTLLWKILLGIFLIGQLGQSQDLPEENIGTEGGEDVEEPEGPGTEVSQSDHGKPCAMWMGGVPGTPGHSGKPGRDGRDGRDGPRGEKGDKGEAGEKGDPGQKGDTGPAGPRGISGNPGLKGSRGESALSYHSAFSVGLSEAVSTTNVPIRFNKFFYNDQHHYDDVSGKFRCVLPGVYFFTYHLTVYMKDVKVSLYMNDKPIMFTFDKYQDSNVDQASGSVILRLEAGDEVWLQVYGDEASLGVYADNTNDSTFSGFLLYPDVPASARKR, from the exons ATGACTCTGCTATGGAAGATATTATTGGGAATCTTTCTCATTGGACAACTCGGTCAAAGTCAAGACCTTCCAGAGGAGAATATAGGTACTGAGGGAGGAGAGGACGTGGAAGAGCCTGAGGGTCCGGGAACAGAGGTCAGTCAATCTGATCATGGAAAGCCATGTGCCATGTGGATGGGGGGTGTTCCTGGCACACCTGGGCACAGTGGTAAACCTGGAAGAGATGGCAGAGACGGGCGTGATGGACCGAGGGGTGAGAAAGGAGATAAAG GTGAAGCAGGTGAGAAAGGAGATCCTGGACAGAAGGGAGACACTGGCCCTGCTGGACCGAGAGGCATTTCTGGGAACCCAGGTCTGAAAGGGTCCCGTGGTGAAAGTGCTTTGTCTTACCATTCAGCCTTTAGCGtaggtttgagtgaggctgttTCCACCACCAATGTGCCAATCCGCTTCAACAAGTTCTTCTACAATGACCAGCACCATTATGATGATGTTTCCGGAAAGTTCCGCTGTGTTCTGCCAGGAGTGTACTTCTTTACTTATCATCTCACCGTCTACATGAAAGATGTTAAAGTCAGTCTCTACATGAATGACAAGCCCATCATGTTCACCTTTGACAAATACCAAGACAGCAACGTGGATCAGGCATCAGGTTCTGTTATCTTGCGTTTGGAGGCAGGAGATGAGGTATGGCTGCAAGTCTATGGAGATGAGGCATCTCTGGGAGTGTATGCAGATAACACCAACGACTCTACCTTCTCTGGTTTCCTCCTGTATCCTGATGTTCCTGCATCTGCACGGAAACGTTGA